In Mytilus edulis chromosome 13, xbMytEdul2.2, whole genome shotgun sequence, a single window of DNA contains:
- the LOC139502195 gene encoding cysteine proteinase 1-like, which translates to MVSLCGILVLVLVNSVLSSYPEDEEGANNLFQSWKQEHGKEYKLLGEDFGRFQIFKDNLKLINKLNGMYKGKMTFAANKFADMDPKEFQSKILMPKRRAPTFESSRYIKSTVNDPLPDSFDWVPKNMVTSVKDQGAAGSCWAFSTVENIEGQWAMAGKPLTNLSVEQVVDCDGMEDIPGKNADCGVFGGWPYLAYQYIIKAGGLSTWSDYPYCSGDTADKHHPEDNCMPCPAPGFNASLCGPPVPYCNMSQSCVAKLNKDKFVNGLQLSSWKAIDQNETVVAEQLMKIGPLSIAINAELLQLYHKGVFEPHHCDPKNLDHAVLLVGFGKEKTLFGEKSFWKVKNSWGPKWGLNGYFQIKRDVGMCGINTQVTTAVLSQPNK; encoded by the exons ATGGTGTCGTTGTGCGGAATTTTGGTCCTTGTATTGGTAAATTCTGTACTAAG TTCATATCCAGAAGATGAAGAAGGAGCTAACAATCTCTTCCA ATCTTGGAAGCAGGAACACGGGAAAGAGTACAAATTGTTGGGTGAAGACTTTGGAAGATTTCAAATATTCAAGGATAATCTAAAGCTTATCAACAAATTAAATGGAATGTACAA agggAAGATGACATTTGCTGCAAACAAATTTGCAGACATGGATCCAAAAGAATTTCAAAGTAAAATATTGATGCCAAAACGTAGAGCACCAACATTTGAATCATCTAG ATATATTAAGTCCACAGTCAACGATCCACTACCAGATTCATTTGACTGGGTTCCCAAAAATATGGTTACATCTGTTAAAGACCAAG gAGCTGCCGGTTCATGTTGGGCATTCAG TACTGTGGAGAATATAGAAGGTCAGTGGGCTATGGCGGGAAAACCATTGACAAACCTGTCTGTTGAACAAGTCGTAGACTGTGATGGAATGGAAGATATTCCGGG AAAGAATGCAGATTGTGGCGTATTTGGAGGCTGGCCATATCTAGCCTATCAGTATATCATCAAGGCA GGTGGTCTGTCAACCTGGAGCGACTACCCATATTGCAGTGGTGACACAGCTGATAAACACCACCCTGAAGACAACTGTATGCCATGCCCTGCACCGGGATTTAACGCCTCGTTATGTGGGCCTCCTGTACCGTACTGTAACATGTCGCAGAGTTGTGTAGCTAAACTCAACAAGGACAAATTTGTGAATGGACTACAGTTGTCATCCTGGAAAGCTATTGATCAG AATGAGACCGTGGTAGCAGAACAGTTAATGAAGATTGGACCGCTGTCTATTGCAATTAATGCTGAATTGTTACAGTTATATCACAAAGGTGTATTCGAACCACACCATTGTGATCCCAAGAATCTTGATCATG ctgTTTTATTGGTTGGCTTTGGCAAAGAAAAAACTTTGTTTGGAGAAAAATCATTTTGGAAAGTAAAGAATTCATGGGGACCAAAATGGGGACTAAACGGATATTTCCAGATAAAAAGAGATGTTGGCATGTGTGGAATAAACACACAAGTTACTACAGCTGTTCTTAGTCAGCCCAACAAATAA